The DNA region CTACCCGGACCGCCCGGTCAAGCTCGTGATCCCTTTCGCGCCGGGCGGCGCCACGGACATCCTGGGCCGGCTGCTGGCCACGGCGCTCGGTGAACGCCTGGGGCAGCCCATGGTGGTCGAGAACAAGCCGGGGGCCGGCACGGTGGTGGCGGCCTCCATGGTGGCGAAGGCGCCCGCGGACGGCTATACGCTGCTGCTCGGGGCCAACACCACGCTCACGCTCAACCCGGCCATCCGCAACAACCTGCCTTACGACCCTTTGCGCAGCTTCACGCCGCTGGGGCTGGTGGCCGACATGGGCCTGCTGCTGGTGGCGCACAACGACACGCCGGGCAGCACGCTGAAGGAGGCCATCGCGCTGACGAAGGCCGCGCCGGACAAATACTCCTACGGCTCGTACGGCACGGGGTCGTCGGTGCACTTCGGGGGCGAAGTGCTGAAGTCCACCACGGGCATGCGGATGATGCATGTGCCGTTCAATGGCAGTTCGCCCAACCTCACCGCGCTGATGGGCGGGCAGGTGCAGTACGCCGTGGACACGGTGGTGGCCAGCACGCCGCTCATCCAGGCCGGCAAGATCAAGGCGATCGCGGCCCTGAGCCCGCAGCGCCTGGCCTTGCTGCCGCAGGTGCCCACAGTGGCCGAAAGCGGCTACCCCGGCTTCGACATGGGCTCGTGGTTCGCGTTCGTTGCGCCGGCCGGCCTGCCGGAGCCGGTGCGCAAGAAGCTGGAGAAGGCGCTGCAGGACACGATGGCATCGGCCGAGTTCCGCAAGAAGCTGGAAGGCATCGGCCTCACGCCCACCTGGGGCAGCGGCGAAGCGCTGCGCGCCCGTGTGGAGCGCGAGCTGCCCCTGATGCGCGCCGTGGCGGCGCGGGCCGATATCCGCGTGGATTGACGGCAGGCTTTGAAGGCCCCGTCCCGGCCGCCGTCTGCGCTGCGGTGCCCTAGCCCAGTGCCGCGCCGCCCGCATCCAGCGCCGGCGGGCGCAGCAGGTCTTCGTTCACGCCCATGGCCTGGCTGGCGCGCTCCACCGCGGTCCACAGCGGGGCGGGCATCTGCAGGATGTCTTCCGGCGTGGCGGACCGGGCGATCCAGGCGCTGATCTCATGGTGCTGCTCGTGGGTGAGCAAGTCCAGGTTCAACATTTCGTCGATGGTCTTCATGGGGCTGTTGGTCGTTCTGTGCGTTCCGGCGGGCGGGCCGGAGGGGATGTCGTAGGTGCGGATGCGTGGCCTGAAGCACATGGTGCCAAAAATGCCGGACGCAAGCGGAGCGTGGCCCGGATGCCCTTGCGGGCCGAGGGAGTGCGGCTGGCGAAGGCTGCGGCGCGGTGCGGGCCTTCGCGCCGCGCCCGCCTGCGGCGGCGGCGCTCTGCGAATCGCCGAAACCGCGGAAACCTGCGCGGCAATTGGCGACAATGCCTGTTTTCCATTGCCACCGGGGTGCCTTTTCCATGCAATTCGCCGACCGCCTGAACAACGTAGAAACCTCTGCCATCCGTGAGCTGTTCAAGCTCCTGGGCAAGCCGGGCATCATCAGTTTCGCGGGCGGGTTTCCGGACAGCGCGATGTTCGATGTGGACGGCATCAAGGAAGCCTCGCTCAAGGCACTGACCGAAGAGCCCGGCGCGGCGCTGCAGTACGGCGCTACCGAGGGCTACAACCCGCTGCGCGAGCAGCTGGCCGCCTTCATGGCCGCCAAGGGTGCGACTGCGCTGGCGCCCGAGAACCTCATCGTCACCACCGGCAGCCAGCAGGCGCTGGACCTGCTGGGCAAGACGCTCATCAGCCCCGGCGACAAGGTGATCGTCGAAGGCCCGACCTTCCTGGCCACCATCCAGTGCTTCCGCCTCTACGGCGCCGAACTCATCAGCGCGCCCATCGACGCCAATGGCGTGAAGACCGACGAGCTTGAGAAACTCATCGCCGAGCACCGCCCCAAGTTCGTCTACCTGATCCCCACCTTCGGCAACCCCAGCGGCGCCATGCTGAGCCTGGAGCGCCGCAAGGCCGTGCTGGAGATGGCCGTCAAGCACAACACCCTCATCGTCGAGGACGACCCCTACGGCGACCTGTACTTCGGCGAAGCGCCGCCGCCCAGCCTGCTGAACCTGTCGGCCCGCGTGCCGGGCAGCCGCGAGCTGCTGGTGCACTGCGGCAGCTTGAGCAAGGTGCTGTCGCCCGGCCTGCGCGTGGGCTGGATGATTGCCCCGGCCGAGCTGCTGGGCAAAGCCACGATGTGCAAGCAGTTCAGCGATGCGCACACCAGCACCTTCGCCCAGGCCACGGCCGCGCAGTACCTCAAGGCCGGCCGCATGCCCGCCACGCTGGCCAAGGTGCGCGCGGTGTACGCCGAGCGCGCCCAGGCCCTGGGCGATGCGCTGCGCCAGGAGCTGGGCGACGCCATCGAGTTCGTGCAGCCGCAGGGCGGCCTGTTCGTGTGGGCGCGCCTGACGGGCGCGGGCGGCAAGGTGGCCGACGGCAACGAACTGGCGAAGCGCGCCATCGACCAGGGCGTGGCCTTCGTGCCCGGCACGCCGTTCTACTGCGCCAACCCCGACCACGCCACGCTGCGCCTGTCGTTCGCCACGGCCGATGTGGAGAAGATCCGCGAAGGCGTGGCGCGCCTGGCGCAGGCGCTGTGACCGGCACGGTGTGCTATCGATAGCGGAGCTGTCTGCGCTTGATCAGTAAGCAATTCGAGGCGATTAATGCCTGAAAGCCAGAAGGATAAAGCGCAAGCTGCTCTCATTTTTGATAGTCCCCGCGGCGCACGCTGGAAGGGTTCTGCACCGACGGTGCCCCGGCAGCGCCGGCATGCGTTCCAATAGGGCCATGTCCGCATCCCGTTCCCCCGACCAGCGCCTCGACGAGCTGGAAATCAAGGCCAGCTACACCGAAGACCTGCTGGACCAGCTCAACCTCACCATCTACCGCCAGCAGCGGCAGATCGACGCGCTGGCGCGCACCATCGCGCAGCTGCGCCAGCAGATGCCCGAGGCCGGCGGTGGCGCCGCCGCGCGCAACCTGCGCGACGAGCTGCCGCCGCACTACTGACCCTGTCCTGCGCTGCGCTCGGGCGGGTGGCAGCTCAGCGCAGGCGCCGCGTTGTCCGCACCCTGGGTCTGACTCCCTCATCGTTGATGCAACCCGCCTTCCACCGAAGGCCAGAAAGGCAACCATGCAGTACCGCAACCTCGGCAAAAGCAACCTCAAAGTCTCGGCCCTGTGCCTGGGCGCCATGATGTTTGGCGACCAGACCGACAAGGCGGAGGCCGCGTCCATCGTGGCCGACGCGCGCGCGCAGGGCGTGAACTTCATCGACACGGCCGACGTGTACACCAAGGGTGCGTCGGAGACGATGCTGGGCGAGCTGCTCCAGGGCCAGCGGCACGAATGGGTGCTGGCCACCAAGCTGGGCAACAAGATGTCCGAGCGCGTGAACGAGAGCCACTACTCCCGCAGCTGGATGCTGCGCGAGGTGGACGCCAGCCTGGCGCGTCTGCAGACCGACCATGTGGATGTGCTGTACCTGCACCGTGACTTCAACGGCATGGACCTGCAGGAACCCTTGTTCGCCATCGACGCGCTGCTGCGCGCGGGCAAGATCCGCTACTGGGGCGTGTCCAACTTCCGCGCCTGGCGCATCGCCGAGCTGGTGCACGGCGCGCGACAGCTGGGTATGCCCGGGCCGGTCGTCTGCCAGCCGTACTACAACCTGCTCAACCGCATGCCCGAGGTCGAGATCCTGCCCGCCTGCGCACACCACGGCGTGGGCGTGACCTCGTACAGCCCCATCGCGCGCGGGGTGCTCACCGGCAAGTACCTGCCGGGCCAGGCACCGGAGCAGGGTACGCGCGCCGCTCGCGGCGACAAGCGCATGGCAGAGACCGAGTTCCGCGAAGAGTCCCTGGTCATCGCCCAGCAGCTCAAGCAGCATGCCGAGGCGCGCGGCGTGACGCTGGCCCAGTTCGCCACCGCCTGGGTGCTGGCCCACGGCGCCATCAGCTCCGTCATCGCCGGCCCGCGCACGCTGGCCCAGTGGCAGGACTACGCCCCGGCGCTGGGCTATACCGTGACGGCCGAAGACGAGGCGCTGGTGGATTCGCTGGTAGCGCCCGGCCACCCCTCCACGCCCGGCTTCACCGACCCGGCCTATCCGCTGCCGCCGCGGGTCTGACGGCGGGGCAGGGGCCCGCGCAGGCAAGGCAAGGCGCCGGCGTGCCAGGGGGCGCGCTCAGTGGCCTGCAGGCCGCGCGCCGGCCTGCGCCGCGACGCCGTCCAGTTCGCGCACCACGTCGTCGCTCAGTTGCACATAGGCGGCTGCCAGGTTCTGCCGCAGGTGCGCCACCGACGAGGTGCCCGGGATCAGCAGGATGTTGGGCGAGCGCTTGAGCAGCCACGCCAGGGCCACCTGCAGCGGCGTGGCCCCCAGGCGCAGGGCGATCTCGGACAGCGCGGTGGACTGCACGGGCGTGAACCCGCCCAGCGGGAAGAAGGGCACGTAGGGAATGCCGCTGCGGGCCAGCAGGTCCACCATGGCGTCGTCGGCACGGTGGACCAGGTTGTAGTGGTTCTGCACACAGGCCACGGTGGCGATGCGCATCGCCTGCGCCAGCTGCGTGGGCGTCACGTTGCTCAGGCCGATGTGGCGCACCAGCCCTTCCTTCTGCAGCGCGGCCAGTGCCGCCACGGGTTCCTCGATGGAACCTTCCTTCGGGCCCATCGTGTCGATCATCACCCGGAAGTTCACCACGTCCAGCGCCTCCAGGCCCAGGTTTCGCAGGTTGTCGTGCACGGCCTGGCGCAGTGCCTCGGGCGACGCCGCCGCCAGCCAGGCGCCCTGCGCGTCGCGCCGCACGCCGACCTTGGTCACCAGCGTCAGGTCGCTGGCGTAGGGGTGGAGAGCTTCGCGCACGATCTGGTTGGTGATGTGCGGGCCGTAGAAGTCGGCCGTGTCAATGTGGTTCACCCCGTTTTCCACGGCAGTGCGCAGCACGGCGATGGCCGCCTCGCGGTCCTTCGGGGGGCCGAAGACGTGGGGGCCTGCCAGCTGCATGGTGCCGTAGCCGATGCGGTTCACGGTGCGGTCGCCGAGGGGGAAGGTGCGGTGGGAGTCTGGAGCGTTCATGGCTTGCCTTTCGTGGAATGAGCGCAGTCTAGGAAGGCTTCGGTTGTTTGATAATCCATCGCAATCCGCACGGCCTGTTCGAATATCTGCACAATGAAAGCCGACCTCAACCAGCTCCACGCCTTTGCCGCCGTGGCCCAGGCCCAGGGTTTCCGCGGTGCGGCCCGGCACCTGGGCGCCAGCCCGTCTGCGGTGAGCGATGCCGTGCGCCGCCTGGAGGACGACCTGGGCGTGCGCCTGCTCAACCGCACCACCCGCAGCGTGTCCCCCACGGACGCCGGGCGCAGGCTGCTGGAGCGCCTGATGCCGGCGCTGCAAGAGGTGCAGGAGGCGCTGGGCGCCGCAGGCGCGCTGCGCGGAGCCCCGGCCGGCACGCTGCGCATCAACGTGCCGGTGTCGGCGCTCAAGCTGGTGCTGCCGGCCATCGTGCCGGACTTCCGCGCCGCCTATCCGCACATCCTGCTGGAGGTGATCGCGCAAGACAGCTTCGTGGACGTGCTGGCCGCGGGCTGCGACGCCGGTATCCGCTACGGAGAGAGCCTGGACCAGGACATGATCGCCGTGCCCATCGGGCCGCGTGTGCAGCACTTCGCCTGCGCCGCGTCGCCCGGCTACCTGAAGCGGCGCGGCAAGGTGGCGCATCCGCGCGAACTCATGGCGCACGACTGCCTGCGGGTGCGGTTCGAGAGCGGGTCCATGCCGCTCTGGGAGTTCGAGCGCCGGGGCGAGACGCTGCGGCTGGACCCGGCACCGGCCCTGGTGGTGCAGGCCGGGGCCGCCGCCGATCTGGCGGTGGAGGCCGCCGTGGAGGGCATGGGCGTGGTCTACCTGTTCCAGGGATGGCTGCAGCCGCACCTGGACAGTGGGGCGCTGGTGCCGATCGCCAAAGAGTGGTGGCCCCGGTTCGCGGGCCCGTTTCTGTACTACCCCGGCCACCGGCTGGTGCCCGAGCCCTTGCGCGCCTTCGTGGACTTCGTCCGGGCGCATCCCAGCACGGCCTGAGAGCCTGCTGACGATCCCCTGTGAGATCGTCAACAGGCTCTGACGGTACCTCCGTCCCCGCGGAGCCACGGCGCCGGTGCGAACTTTCCGCCGGCGCTGCGGTCGCACAGGCTTCCCCTGGCCGCCCGCGAACGGGCTAGCCTGCCGCGGCGCTGCGCGCGCTCTGCCTGCTTCTCAAATCTCCGTTACCCCATGACCTCTCTGGACACCCAATTCGCCCATATGCGCACCGGGCAGATGTACAACGACCTGACGCCCGAGTTGCTGGCCGCCCGTGAGCGCGCCGTGCTGCTGACGAACGAATACAACGCCTCGTTCTCGCAACCGGCGGCCGAGCGCGAGGCGCTGTTGCGCCGGCTGCTGGGCTCGGTCGGCACGCGCGTGCATTTCGAGCCCACCTTCCGCTGCGAATTCGGCAGCAACATCCACATCGGCGACCGCTTCTATGCCAACTTCGACTGCGTGATGCTGGACGGCGGCGGCATCCACATCGGCGACGACGTGCTGCTGGGCCCCCGCGTGGGCATCTACACCTCCAACCACGCCATCGATGCAGCGGAACGCGCCGCCGGAGGCTGCATCGGCAAGCCGGTGCGCATCGGGAACCGGGTGTGGGTGGGCGCGGGCACGCATGTGAACCCGGGCGTGCAGATCGGGGACGACAGCATCATCGGATCGGGCAGCGTGCTCACGTCGGACATCCCGGCAGGCGTGATTGCGGCGGGCGTGCCGTGCCGGGTGCTGCGGCCCATCACGGACGCGGACCGCACGGGCTTTCAGCCTTAGAGGTCCTCTGCCCGAATCACCGCGCCGTGTGCATCTGCGGCCTCGGGCAGTCTGCGGCGTTGCAAATACTCGCAATAGCCACGCTATTGCTGCGTTCTGCGCCTTGCATCCCCGCCCGATCCGCAGCGCCCACTTGCCGCTCGATGCGTGCAGAGGCTCCCTTGGGCAACGCCCCGGCGGCCGCAGCCCGGGGCGGCGGGCGGGTCAGTCCGGCCGCGCCGGGCGTTGCGCCGTCTTGGGCCGGAAGGCCTTGCAGACGCTGGCGCGCGTTTCCAGGTAAGGCCCGCCGATCAGATCGATGCAATAGGGCACGGCGGCGAAGATGCCGGGCACGGCGTGCGTGCCGTCATCGCGCCTGAGGCCTTCCAGCGTTTCGGCGATCGCCTTGGGCTGGCCCGGCAGGTTGATGATGAGGCTGCGGTCGCGGACCACGGCCACCTGGCGCGACAGGATGGCGGTGGGCACGAAGGCCAGGCTGATCTGGCGCATCTGCTCGCCAAAGCCCGGCATCTCCTTGTGCGCCACGGCCAGCGTGGCCTCGGGCGTCACGTCGCGCAGGGCGGGGCCGGTGCCTCCGGTGGTCAGTACCAGGCTGCAGCCGGCGTCCACCAGCTCGATCAGCGTGGCGCTGATGGTGGCCTGCTCGTCGGGGATGAGGCGGGCCTCGAAGGTGATGGGGTTGTGCAGCGCGCGCGTGAGCCAGTCCTGCAGCGCGGGCAGGCCCTTGTCCTCGTACACGCCGGTGCTGGCGCGGTCGCTGATGGAGACGATGCCGATGTGGACGGCCTCGGGCGCCGGCAGGGGCGCAGCGGCGGCGGACTCAGGCATCGCGTTCGGCGCCTTCCTGGCGGGCCTCGGTGCCGGCGTCCTGCATCTGCTCGCGCACCAGCTGGAACAGCTCGCGGTAGGCGCGGCCCTTGCGCGGGGCCAGGCCCTGCGATTCGGCCACGTTGGCCTCCTTGCCGGCGGGCGCGTCCTTGCGCGCCTGGCGGATCAGCGCGCGGATCTGCTGCGTGTCGGTGCGCGGGTACTGTTCCATCCACTGCAGCAGCACCTCGTCGCTGTGGATGAGGCGGTCGCGCCACTGCTCGGCCAGGTGCAGCGCCAGCTTTTCAGTGGCCGAGCCGTTGCGCTGTTCGTCCAGCGCGCCGCGCACGGCGGCCACGGCTTCTTCGTCCAGGCGGCGCATGAGCTTGCCGACGAACTGCATCTGCCGGCGCTTGCCCTCGAAGTTGGTGATGCGCTTGGCTTCGGCGATGGCGTCCTTGAGCTTTTCGGGCAGGTCCAGCCGGTCCATCAGGTCGGCACGCAGGGTGAGCAGCTCGGTGCCCAGGTCCTGGAGTTCGTCGCTTTCGCGCTTCATGTCCGTGCGGCTCGACTCGGTCGTGCCCTTGAGCTCGGCCTTCAGCTGCAGGTCCAGTTCGCTGCCTTCGGCAACGAAATGGCCTCGGACGAAATAGCCTTTTTTGGGTTTGCGTGACATGGTGGGGGTAACGGGTGGGGCACGCGGGTGCCCGGAGAAAGACCCGGCTCCATGGTGCCGGGAAGCGGCAAGTATCATAGCTGCCGATATGAATACACCCGCCTCCCGCGCCGCTGGCGCCGTCTCTTCGCAGGCCGACAGCGGCTTCAGCTACACCCGTCCCTTCTTCGCAGACCTGGTCGATCGGGCCCTGGCCCATGCCAAGAAACTGGGTGCGACCGACGCCGGGGCCGAGGCGTCCGAAGGCTGCGGCCTGTCGGTGAGCGTGCGCAAGGGCGAGCTGGAGACGGTGGAGCGCAACCGCGACAAGTCGCTGGGCGTGACGGTCTACATCGGCAACCGCCGCGGCAATGCCAGCACCTCGGACTTTTCCGACCAGGCCATCGAACGCACCGTGCAAGCGGCCTACGACATCGCCCGCTTCACGGCCGAAGACCCCGTGGCCGGCCTGCCCGATGCGGCCGACATCGCGCCCGAGGACACGCACCGCGAGCTGGACCTGTTCCATCCCTGGGCGCTGACCAGCGAAGAGGCGGCCCGCCTGGCGCTGGAATGCGAAGCCGCTGCGCTGCAGACGCACAAGCGCATCACCAACAGCGAAGGCGCGGGCGTGTCGGCCCAGCAGAGCCATTTCTTCAGCGCGCACACGCGGGGTTTCCGCGGCGGCTATGCCAGCTCGCGCCACAGCATGTCGGTGGCGCCCATCGCCTCGCTGCCCGGCCGGAATGCCGAGATGCAGCGCGACGCCTGGTACAGCTCCATGCGCGACGCCTCCGAGCTGGCTGCGCCGGAGCGCATCGGCCGCTACGCCGCCCAGCGCGCCCTGGCCCGCCTGGGCAGCCGCAAGATACCGACCACGCAGTGCCCCGTGCTGTTCGAGTCGCCGCTGGCCGCGGGCCTGCTGGGCGCCTTCGTGCAGGCGGTGAGCGGCGGCTCGCTCTACCGCAAGAGCAGCTTTCTGCTGGACTCGCTGGGCAAGACCGTGTTCCCCAAGCACATCGACCTGCTGGAAGACCCCTTCGTGCTGCGCGGCAAGGGCAGCTCGCCGTTCGACGAAGAAGGCGTGCGCGTGGCTGCGCGCCGCGTGGTCGATGCCGGGCGGGTGGAGGGCTACTTCCTGTCGAGCTACTCGGCGCGCAAGCTGGGCATGAAGACCACCGGCAACGCCGGCGGCTCGCACAACCTGGTGCTGAGCTCGCGCCGCACCCGCGCCGGCGACGACCTGGACGCCATGCTGCGCAAGCTGGGCACGGGCCTGTTCGTGGTCGAGCTGATGGGCCAGGGCGTGAACTACGTGACGGGTGACTACTCGCGCGGCGCCAGCGGTTTCTGGGTGGAGAACGGCGAGATCGCCTTCCCGGTGCACGAGATCACCATCGCGGGCAATCTGAAGGACATGTTCAAGGGCATCGAGGCCGTGGGTGCCGACGCCTACAACTACGGCGCCAAGACGGTCGGCTCCATCCTGGTCAACCGGATGAAGGTGGCGGGGAGCTGAGGCACCCCGCGGCCGAACCCGGGCTGGAGGCCCCGGCCGGCAACCGGACAGAGAAAGACAAAGGGCTCCCATCGGGAGCCCTTTTTCATGTTTTGCTACATGATTGATAGCTGCTTGCGCTTATCCAGCAAGCGCAAGAGGCCGATTGGGCCTTGAATGGGCTCCGCGCGGCCGTCAGCGCTGCTTCGCCAGCGCCGCATCGCGGATGCCGTCCAGCGTGCCCGTGGGCGTGATGGCCTGGGCGTCCAGCAGGCAGTGCAGTACCGCAGGCAGGCCGCTGGCACGGGCGCGGGCCAGGGCGGGGGCGAAGTCTTCCGTGCGCTCCACGCGCTCGCCGTGCCCGCCGAAAGCCACGGCGTAGGCCTTGAAGTCGGGGTTCTTCAGCATCGTGGCGCTGACGCGGCCGGGGTACTCGCGCTCCTGGTGCATGCGGATGGTGCCGTACATGGCGTTGTCCAGCAGCACCACGAGGATGGGCAGGCCGTACTGCACGGCGGTGGCGAACTCCTGGCCGTGCATCAGAAAGTCGCCGTCGCCCGCAAACACGACGACCTCGCGCTGGGGCCACAGGCGCTTGCCGCCCACGCCCGCCGGCAGGCCGTAGCCCATGGAGCCGCTGGTGGGCGCCAACTGGCTGGCGTAGGTGGTGAAGGGCCAGAAGCGGTGGATCCAGGTGGCGAAGTTGCCGGCGCCGTTGCAGAAGATGGTGTCGGCGGGCAGCACCTCCTTCAGGTGCTGCATCACCGCGCCCATCTGCAGCGTGCCGGGAATGCGGATGGGGGCCGGGTCGCTCCAGGCGAGGTATTCGGCGTGCGCCGCGGCCGTGTGTTCGGCCCAGCGCACCGGCGCCGTGGGCCGCACGCCCGCCAGCGCGGCGGTAAAGGCCTGCGGCGTGGCGTGGATGGCCTGGGCGGGGCGGTACAGGCGGCCCAGCTCGTCGGCATCGGCATGCACATGCACCAGTCGCTGCTGCGGCACGGGAATGT from Paracidovorax wautersii includes:
- a CDS encoding tripartite tricarboxylate transporter substrate binding protein, with the translated sequence MLRSRFLASTLLLGALALTGPAAAWAQAYPDRPVKLVIPFAPGGATDILGRLLATALGERLGQPMVVENKPGAGTVVAASMVAKAPADGYTLLLGANTTLTLNPAIRNNLPYDPLRSFTPLGLVADMGLLLVAHNDTPGSTLKEAIALTKAAPDKYSYGSYGTGSSVHFGGEVLKSTTGMRMMHVPFNGSSPNLTALMGGQVQYAVDTVVASTPLIQAGKIKAIAALSPQRLALLPQVPTVAESGYPGFDMGSWFAFVAPAGLPEPVRKKLEKALQDTMASAEFRKKLEGIGLTPTWGSGEALRARVERELPLMRAVAARADIRVD
- a CDS encoding PLP-dependent aminotransferase family protein, coding for MQFADRLNNVETSAIRELFKLLGKPGIISFAGGFPDSAMFDVDGIKEASLKALTEEPGAALQYGATEGYNPLREQLAAFMAAKGATALAPENLIVTTGSQQALDLLGKTLISPGDKVIVEGPTFLATIQCFRLYGAELISAPIDANGVKTDELEKLIAEHRPKFVYLIPTFGNPSGAMLSLERRKAVLEMAVKHNTLIVEDDPYGDLYFGEAPPPSLLNLSARVPGSRELLVHCGSLSKVLSPGLRVGWMIAPAELLGKATMCKQFSDAHTSTFAQATAAQYLKAGRMPATLAKVRAVYAERAQALGDALRQELGDAIEFVQPQGGLFVWARLTGAGGKVADGNELAKRAIDQGVAFVPGTPFYCANPDHATLRLSFATADVEKIREGVARLAQAL
- a CDS encoding SlyX family protein; the encoded protein is MSASRSPDQRLDELEIKASYTEDLLDQLNLTIYRQQRQIDALARTIAQLRQQMPEAGGGAAARNLRDELPPHY
- a CDS encoding aldo/keto reductase, producing the protein MQYRNLGKSNLKVSALCLGAMMFGDQTDKAEAASIVADARAQGVNFIDTADVYTKGASETMLGELLQGQRHEWVLATKLGNKMSERVNESHYSRSWMLREVDASLARLQTDHVDVLYLHRDFNGMDLQEPLFAIDALLRAGKIRYWGVSNFRAWRIAELVHGARQLGMPGPVVCQPYYNLLNRMPEVEILPACAHHGVGVTSYSPIARGVLTGKYLPGQAPEQGTRAARGDKRMAETEFREESLVIAQQLKQHAEARGVTLAQFATAWVLAHGAISSVIAGPRTLAQWQDYAPALGYTVTAEDEALVDSLVAPGHPSTPGFTDPAYPLPPRV
- a CDS encoding aldo/keto reductase family oxidoreductase, coding for MNAPDSHRTFPLGDRTVNRIGYGTMQLAGPHVFGPPKDREAAIAVLRTAVENGVNHIDTADFYGPHITNQIVREALHPYASDLTLVTKVGVRRDAQGAWLAAASPEALRQAVHDNLRNLGLEALDVVNFRVMIDTMGPKEGSIEEPVAALAALQKEGLVRHIGLSNVTPTQLAQAMRIATVACVQNHYNLVHRADDAMVDLLARSGIPYVPFFPLGGFTPVQSTALSEIALRLGATPLQVALAWLLKRSPNILLIPGTSSVAHLRQNLAAAYVQLSDDVVRELDGVAAQAGARPAGH
- a CDS encoding LysR family transcriptional regulator is translated as MKADLNQLHAFAAVAQAQGFRGAARHLGASPSAVSDAVRRLEDDLGVRLLNRTTRSVSPTDAGRRLLERLMPALQEVQEALGAAGALRGAPAGTLRINVPVSALKLVLPAIVPDFRAAYPHILLEVIAQDSFVDVLAAGCDAGIRYGESLDQDMIAVPIGPRVQHFACAASPGYLKRRGKVAHPRELMAHDCLRVRFESGSMPLWEFERRGETLRLDPAPALVVQAGAAADLAVEAAVEGMGVVYLFQGWLQPHLDSGALVPIAKEWWPRFAGPFLYYPGHRLVPEPLRAFVDFVRAHPSTA
- a CDS encoding sugar O-acetyltransferase gives rise to the protein MTSLDTQFAHMRTGQMYNDLTPELLAARERAVLLTNEYNASFSQPAAEREALLRRLLGSVGTRVHFEPTFRCEFGSNIHIGDRFYANFDCVMLDGGGIHIGDDVLLGPRVGIYTSNHAIDAAERAAGGCIGKPVRIGNRVWVGAGTHVNPGVQIGDDSIIGSGSVLTSDIPAGVIAAGVPCRVLRPITDADRTGFQP
- the mog gene encoding molybdopterin adenylyltransferase, which gives rise to MPESAAAAPLPAPEAVHIGIVSISDRASTGVYEDKGLPALQDWLTRALHNPITFEARLIPDEQATISATLIELVDAGCSLVLTTGGTGPALRDVTPEATLAVAHKEMPGFGEQMRQISLAFVPTAILSRQVAVVRDRSLIINLPGQPKAIAETLEGLRRDDGTHAVPGIFAAVPYCIDLIGGPYLETRASVCKAFRPKTAQRPARPD
- the yjgA gene encoding ribosome biogenesis factor YjgA, which produces MSRKPKKGYFVRGHFVAEGSELDLQLKAELKGTTESSRTDMKRESDELQDLGTELLTLRADLMDRLDLPEKLKDAIAEAKRITNFEGKRRQMQFVGKLMRRLDEEAVAAVRGALDEQRNGSATEKLALHLAEQWRDRLIHSDEVLLQWMEQYPRTDTQQIRALIRQARKDAPAGKEANVAESQGLAPRKGRAYRELFQLVREQMQDAGTEARQEGAERDA
- the pmbA gene encoding metalloprotease PmbA, whose product is MNTPASRAAGAVSSQADSGFSYTRPFFADLVDRALAHAKKLGATDAGAEASEGCGLSVSVRKGELETVERNRDKSLGVTVYIGNRRGNASTSDFSDQAIERTVQAAYDIARFTAEDPVAGLPDAADIAPEDTHRELDLFHPWALTSEEAARLALECEAAALQTHKRITNSEGAGVSAQQSHFFSAHTRGFRGGYASSRHSMSVAPIASLPGRNAEMQRDAWYSSMRDASELAAPERIGRYAAQRALARLGSRKIPTTQCPVLFESPLAAGLLGAFVQAVSGGSLYRKSSFLLDSLGKTVFPKHIDLLEDPFVLRGKGSSPFDEEGVRVAARRVVDAGRVEGYFLSSYSARKLGMKTTGNAGGSHNLVLSSRRTRAGDDLDAMLRKLGTGLFVVELMGQGVNYVTGDYSRGASGFWVENGEIAFPVHEITIAGNLKDMFKGIEAVGADAYNYGAKTVGSILVNRMKVAGS